The following are from one region of the Nicotiana tabacum cultivar K326 chromosome 3, ASM71507v2, whole genome shotgun sequence genome:
- the LOC142179285 gene encoding uncharacterized protein LOC142179285 yields the protein MAQTPQRFYKLNIDDAFRKKEYLGGLDGVFKNSNGHWIAGFQHHYSAISSLQTELEVLKEGLNIAMTKRFTPLVIEQMQQRRLMLQLKLKQSSIQHNFREGNKVAHKLAKEALNLPKEHLLLDRPSSYVINKLETYRVGYVYFVKKVSTEVCCKLANLGNINVLRTYSISGDVTNNIP from the exons ATGGCACAAACCCCACAAAGGTTTTATAAGCTCAATATCGATGATGCCTTTAGAAAAAAAGAATATTTAGGGGGATTAGATGGAGTATTCAAGAACAGTAATGGTCACTGGATAGCAGGTTTTCAACATCACTACTCAGCCATATCATCCCTACAAACAGAGCTAGAAGTGCTCAAAGAAGGCCTTAACATAGCAATGACCAAGAGATTTACTCCATTGGTCATAGAACAGATGCAACAAAG GCGGTTAATGCTCCAGCTGAAGCTGAAGCAATCATCAATCCAACATAACTTTAGAGAAGGAAACAAAGTAGCCCATAAGCTGGCTAAGGAAGCTCTCAATCTTCCGAAGGAGCATCTACTGCTAGACAGGCCGTCTTCTTATGTAATAAATAAGCTGGAAACATATAGGGTTGGCTAtgtttattttgttaaaaaagTAAGTACTGAAGTATGCTGTAAGCTTGCCAACTTGGGCAATATTAATGTCCTTAGGACATATAGTATATCTGGTGATGTAACAAACAATATTCCGTag